A part of Crassostrea angulata isolate pt1a10 chromosome 5, ASM2561291v2, whole genome shotgun sequence genomic DNA contains:
- the LOC128185751 gene encoding uncharacterized protein LOC128185751 — MDESLENFLEERGIPAEKIEAMKDQKIDKDVIAEMSNEDLSKYIVKFGDRCAVRRFCTKATSTTPKAGNLKKTSLLQKLKKKLHARSSKDESQSTESEDENVKDKRRKTLKGNSNAVKDGRTIKMGWKHFENSDYIQVRSDKGGGTDDIFVPKSFTKADLLERAKSMFFQEGLSSKDREEELEFDMADFRSQPLDDNVTIGELFKKTNRKNLRYYLFTKPKNENQSKKLKRNEKRKSQKHLKPIPLPQDSDSEDDSSIQREAAMAVKSEKACSSRPSSSLNVHFVSDPDIPGPSGEQTIKASNMTSNKSETPGPSGLCTSANSHLLSQEDIPGTSGFHTSEYVTFHESDSDTLPDLHDYFGTVRSMQVTMPDGTQEEVIYSIDPNDSGIVQLNLNNQEIVSDEVLIRVHRGHALKELLEAFSNTLLLPNSRIKIQMILPNGSVEQAQDEGGVTRDCLTEFWEEFYATCTVGKDCKVPYLRHDFGHQQWEAVGKIIKYGFEEFGHFPVYIARPFMEYCIVGEAKTDLKDTFLSYVSPSEASVLKQALAEFDKVDLDELNEIMQSYDCRRLLTSDNIETIVKEISHKEIVQKSMFVIDSFKLHLHGLMSEAALCECYKNLVPNNRRVIEKLSFPEILLEKGAEIKRYLQRFIRELDKELLGKFLRFSTGSDLMLKEIRVRFSSLDGFARRVIAHTCGCVLEIPISYDNYVEFRAEFMSVLKSDVWVMDME; from the exons ATGGACGAATCACTAGAAAACTTCCTAGAAGAACGAGGTATCCCGGCTGAAAAAATTGAAGCTATGAAGGATCAAAAG ATTGATAAAGATGTAATAGCAGAAATGAGCAACGAAGATCTATCGAAATACATCGTCAAATTTGGAGACAGATGTGCAGTTCGCCGGTTTTGTACAAAAGCCACATCAACAACTCCCAAGgcgggaaatttaaaaaaaacatctctGCTACAGAAGTTAAAGAAAAAACTGCACGCGCGATCTTCAAAAGATGAATCACAAAGCACAGAGAGTGAGGACGAAAATGTTAAGGATAAAAGACGTAAAACATTAAAAGGGAACAGCAATGCCGTTAAAGACGGAAGAACGATAAAAATGGGGTGGAAACATTTTGAAAACTCTGACTATATTCAAGTCAGATCCGACAAAGGGGGAGGGACGGATGACATTTTTGTGCCAAAAAGTTTCACAAAAGCAGATCTATTAGAGAGAGCAAAGTCTATGTTTTTCCAGGAAGGATTATCATCAAAGGATCGAGAAGAAGAGCTAGAATTTGACATGGCGGACTTCAGATCTCAACCTTTAGATGACAATGTAACTATCGgagaattgtttaaaaaaactaacaggaaaaatctcaggtattatttgtttacaaaaccaAAAAATGAGAATCAGTCCAAAAAACTAAAGAGaaatgaaaaaaggaaaagtCAGAAACACTTGAAACCAATTCCTCTCCCACAAGACTCGGATTCAGAAGATGACAGCAGTATTCAGAGAGAAGCAGCAATGGCCGTTAAATCTGAGAAAGCTTGCTCTTCGCGTCCAAGCAGCAGTTTGAATGTGCATTTTGTATCAGATCCTGATATACCTGGCCCTTCAGGTGAACAAACCATCAAGGCATCTAACATGACATCCAACAAGTCTGAAACTCCAGGACCTTCAGGTCTTTGCACATCTGCAAACTCTCATCTACTATCACAGGAAGATATACCTGGTACATCTGGATTCCACACTTCAGAGTATGTGACCTTTCATGAATCAGATAGTGACACACTTCCTGATCTGCATGATTATTTTGGAACTGTCAGGTCAATGCAAGTTACAATGCCTGACGGAACGCAAGAAGAGGTTATCTACAGTATTGACCCCAATGACAGTGGTATTGTTCAGTTAAACCTCAATAATCAAGAGATTGTGTCGGATGAGGTCCTTATAAGAGTCCATAGGGGACATGCCTTAAAAGAGCTGCTAGAGGCATTTTCCAACACATTATTGTTACCAAACAGCAGAATTAAAATCCAGATGATCCTTCCAAATGGCTCGGTTGAACAAGCGCAGGATGAAGGTGGTGTAACAAGGGACTGCTTGACTGAATTCTGGGAAGAATTTTATGCGACGTGCACAGTTGGTAAGGACTGCAAGGTTCCCTATTTACGGCATGACTTTGGTCATCAGCAATGGGAAGCTGTTGGGAAGATTATAAAATATGGATTTGAAGAATTTGGACATTTCCCCGTCTACATAGCTCGTCCATTTATGGAATACTGCATCGTAGGAGAAGCAAAAACAGACTTGAAGGATACGTTTCTATCTTATGTCAGTCCATCTGAAGCTTCCGTTCTGAAACAAGCTTTGGCAGAGTTTGACAAAGTGGATCTTGATGAGCTCAATGAAATAATGCAGTCATATGACTGTAGGAGATTGCTTACGTCTGACAACATTGAAACAATCGTGAAGGAAATTTCCCACAAGGAAATAGTGCAAAAATCTATGTTCGTAATAGATTCATTCAAGCTTCATTTGCATGGTCTTATGTCAGAAGCAGCGCTTTGTGAATGTTATAAAAACCTAGTACCGAACAATCGACGAGTCATAGAAAAACTGTCTTTCCCAGAAATCCTGCTAGAAAAAGGAGCAGAAATTAAGAGATATCTTCAAAGATTCATACGAGAGCTGGACAAAGAGCTTTTGGGAAAATTCTTGAGATTCTCCACAGGATCAGATTTGATGTTGAAAGAAATAAGGGTCCGGTTTTCAAGCCTTGATGGTTTTGCTAGAAGGGTAATAGCACACACATGCGGTTGCGTATTAGAGATACCTATCTCGTATGATAATTATGTGGAATTTCGGGCAGAATTTAtgtccgttttaaaatcggatgtTTGGGTTATGGACATGGAGTAA